CTCAATGATGCGAAAGCCTTTCAACAATCTGCAGTGGGTTACCATCCTGGCTGGTGTGATCGTCAGCACGGGCTGTGCAAACATGCCGGGCCGGGAATGGTTGAGCAAAAAGACTGGCCTGGGCCTTCCTTCGCCCGATGCCACCGTCGCCAAGAGCGACTCCGGCGCTGCGAGCCAAGAGATTGTGGGCAAAGGTGAAAGTGGTCCGGATGGCGACCTCAGCCAATCGGTGGCCATGGAAATTGCCCGCGGTCGTAACTTCGAGCGCGCTGGCCAATGGGACAAAGCGCGCAAGGTCTATGAGGATCTGCGCAAGAAGGAACCTGAAAGCCCGGCCGTCGCTCACCGCTTGGGGATTGTGGCCGATAGCCAGCGGCGCCATGGCGAAGCCGAACAGCTGTTCCTGTTTGCCGCCCAACGTCAGCCCGACGATGCTCAGATTTTGAATGACCTCGGCTATTGCTACTATTTGCAAGGCCATTTGCAAAAGGCCGAGCCACATTTGCGGCATGCTGTGTCGCTGCAACCAGCGAATGCCCGGTTCCGCAATAACCTCGGCCTCGTGCTCGGCCACCTGGGACGCACCGACGAAGCACTCGCCGAATTCCGGGCTGGTGGCAACGAAGCCGATGCCCAGTTCAATCTGGCCTTCGTCTATGCTTCACAGGAACGCGTCGAAGACTCGAAGGCTTGCTTCCGACAGGCACTGGCGCTCGATCCAACTCATCGCCGAGCCCGCGAAGCTCTGGCGTCGTTTGAAGAATACGAAAGCAAGCCGGCAGCTCTGCGCGAAACCGAAGTGGAACTTGCCGAAAAAGGTGGCCGCTGGGTCCCTTATCAAGAAAACTTAGATGGTGGGGTGCAACAGGCATCGGCCCAGATGCCGCTCCCCACTGCCCGCGATGCCAGCAAGGCTACCCGCGCCTTGCAGCAGCAATCGCGGGGGTTGCAGAACTAAAGAAATATCCAGTAATCGCACATTCGCACTCGTAACAAAACACCAGGCTGCGTGCGTCCTTCGCGGGCGCACTCAGCTTGTTTCATTTCTTGCCGAGGTGAAACACCGGCCTCAAGAAGTTTCGATCTCGCCTTGTTTCTCGCAATCCGCTCCCTCACCATAGAGCGATCTCGCCGATCCTCTCCCGCCTGCTAGTGAGGTGCGTAATGCGTGCCCCCTTCCGCTGTCTCTGGTTGTGCTGCGCACTACTTGGTCACCAATTGGCCGCAGGCGCTGAAACCCGCGTGCCGCTCGTCATCGACGAGCCCTACGCTGGTCGCACCGTATCCTGGCCGATCACCACGGGTGTGCCGTTTCCGCGTGGCCTGTTGAAGGAGGCAGCCCATTGTCGCCTGGTCGATGATCTGAATCGCGAGCAACCACTGCAAGCGAAAGTCGCTGCCACCTGGGACGCCGAGAAGACCAGCATTCGCTGGCTGACGATCGATTTCATCGCCGAGCCGGGCAGGAAGTACAGCCTGGTGGTTGACGAACAGACTAAGAAGACAACGATTAGCGACGACCGCTGGACGCCCGACGAGGCGATCGTGGCGCGGGTGATGGCCGCCGAACATTATTACCTTGACGAACAAGGAACGCGGTTTTCGAGCGCGGCGGATGGCAAGGATCGCGTGATCACGCGCGAAGTGGTCGGCCCGCTGCATCACTCCCTGCGCATCGATGGCTACTACACTGGTCCGCGCGGCGAACGAATCGCGAAGTACCGCACGCGTTACCATTTCTTCAAAGGCATGCCGCTGGTCAAAGTTGACGACGAATTGCACTTCAGCGGTTCGACGAAGGGTAAGCGATTTCGTGACATCGGTTATTCGCTTCCCCTTGAGCAACCTGGGCAGAATCGTCGAGTCACCGTCGACGCCAGTGGAGCTGCCGGCAATCAGTTGAAAACCATCGACTGGCAGCCTGACACGCGGTCCGTTTCTTCCTACCAAAAGATCTATCGTCACTACGGCAATCCGGAATGCCTCGGCGAAGTTGCGGTGTTCAAAGACAAAGCAGCCAGCGAAAAGGAAGTTACGACGGTCGTCTCATCCGAGCATGTGGGCGAATGGATGCAGGTGGCTGACGAGCAGTCGTCCATCACCGGTTCACTACGTTGGTTTTGGCAGCAGTTTCCCAAGGAATGGGAAGCAGCCCGGAACCACCTCACCTTGCACCTCTGGAGCCCGCAGGCGGGTGAACTCGATTTTGATAAGGCAGGCATTGAACAGTTCTTTGGTGAAGCAGGTAAGAACTATCTCCGCGTCGGGCTGGAGACTCGCAAGAATCCACTCGACCGCTATTTCTTTCATGCCGATCAGGCCGCTATCGAACGTGGGGCCGCCGATGGCCTGGGCATTAACAAGCATCACGAGTTCTGGCTGATCTTTGCTCCGTCGAGCGCAGCGGCGAAAGCGCAAGAGTATGCCCACTTAGCTGCGGTTCCGCCGCTGTGCCTTGCGAGTGGCGAGTGGAACATCTCGACGGACGTCTTCGGTCCACTCGCGGCACGGCCCAACGATTCCAAGTACGAGGCGTCGGTCGATAAGCTGTTCGATCTGTCTCGCCAAGTGCAGGATGAATTTGGTGATTATGGCTGGTGGCTCTTCGGCGCCGGACCGCACTACAGCTATCACCTCGACGAGAAAACAGGAAAGCACTACGCCGATGCCCGGCGATTTGAATTTCACACCTATGGCAAAGAAACGCAATTGTGGTGGAACTATCTCCGCAGCGGTGAGCGGAAGTTTCATGACTGGGCGATTCCCGCCGAGAACCACTGGGTTGATATCGCCGTCGCGCACGAGCCCACGACGATTCAATGCGATTGGCTGGGTGGTGAACATCAGCCCAATCGCACGCTCCATTGGCGCCCCGGCGAGTGGAGCATCGACAATCCAACGCATTACGTCCGGACTCATGACCGGGCCGAAGCCTGGCTGCGCGGTGGTGCGCAATACTGGGCCAGCTATCACCGGACGCTCGAGACGACGACCCTTGCGAACTACATTACCGGCGATGAGCGGTACAACGATGTGGTGAATTATTGGCGCGAGTATTGGGGCGGGCTCGCGGGGGTAACGAATCGGTCGAAAGATGTTCCCGCCTGGTATCGCGAGCAAGCCTGGTGGCGCGAACCGAAGGAGGGAGAGCCCGCGAAAACGTGGGCGGAAATGATTCGCGACTATGCGCCGTTCAGTTCAGGCTCGCGGCACCAAATGACTCTCTTCTTCAATCTGGCGACGCTGTACGAACACACGTGGGATCCGCGGGCCAAGCAAGCGCTCGCAGAATATGCCGCAGCGTTTCTCGATTCGGCACATCCGATCGGCGTTTGGCGTTCGCAAGACAATTCCCTGCCCGCGCATGCCGACGCACCGTTGATGGGGCACTTCTGGGTGCCCGCGTTGTGGAAGTATGCCCGCGTGACAAACGACCCGCGCATGAAGGATATCTTCGCGCGCTATTTTGCTGCCGGTTATGCAGCGGACCCGTTTCGGGAGGACGAGAAGGTTGGCGTCTATTCCAATTCGTATGTGGGCTATGCGTACTACTTCACGCGCGATGCCCGCTTTCTCGCGCTGGCCGAGAACGAACTGAATCAACTCTTGCCGAATGCAGCGCCGCTCGCGAACCCACAAGAGATCAATTCGCGACTCTACAACCCCTATGCGCCGGCACGCACCTTCGCTGGTGTGCCGCGGTTGATTTGGGCTCTGCAAACGGCCGCGAAGAACGGCGTGCCTGTTCCGCACCAGCCTTATCGTCCCCAGCGAACGGCCATCGTGCTGCAGAAGGCGGCGAACGAAGCACTCACCGCCACGCTGTGGGGCTTTGAGCCGGAGCTGAAGATTATTGATCCAACCGGGGCCGAGCAAAAGAACTTCCGTGTAACGACAAAGAAGTACGCTTCTGAGATTCAGCCTTTCGATCGCAAGCTGCCGGATTACGACGTGTTCCTGCATGAATTGGTGATCGACGCACAGGCTGCTGCCGGTTCGTACTTGCTCGCGCCGCAAGTGGAACTCGCGGTACTCCAAACGAACAGTAGTGAGATCCCGCTGTGGAATGCGGCTCGGCCAGTTGAGGTGAAACTGGGCGAAACGGTCTGGGTTCAACCACCGCGCGAGTCAGCAGCGCTCTCAATTCAATCGGCTGTCCCGGCAATGTGGCGAGTAAGAACTCGCACTGGTGAGCTTGTCAGCGGGAAAGTTACCGGCGATCGCGTCGAGTTTGCTGCGGCCGCGCAGCAGGACCAACCGTTGCAGATCGATATTGTTCCCGGTGGACGCAACAGAACCGGTTGGTTCCAAATCGTGAATCGTGAGCCCGTCGATTGCTGGGTGCAACC
Above is a window of Anatilimnocola aggregata DNA encoding:
- a CDS encoding tetratricopeptide repeat protein, which translates into the protein MMRKPFNNLQWVTILAGVIVSTGCANMPGREWLSKKTGLGLPSPDATVAKSDSGAASQEIVGKGESGPDGDLSQSVAMEIARGRNFERAGQWDKARKVYEDLRKKEPESPAVAHRLGIVADSQRRHGEAEQLFLFAAQRQPDDAQILNDLGYCYYLQGHLQKAEPHLRHAVSLQPANARFRNNLGLVLGHLGRTDEALAEFRAGGNEADAQFNLAFVYASQERVEDSKACFRQALALDPTHRRAREALASFEEYESKPAALRETEVELAEKGGRWVPYQENLDGGVQQASAQMPLPTARDASKATRALQQQSRGLQN
- a CDS encoding LamG domain-containing protein, with protein sequence MRAPFRCLWLCCALLGHQLAAGAETRVPLVIDEPYAGRTVSWPITTGVPFPRGLLKEAAHCRLVDDLNREQPLQAKVAATWDAEKTSIRWLTIDFIAEPGRKYSLVVDEQTKKTTISDDRWTPDEAIVARVMAAEHYYLDEQGTRFSSAADGKDRVITREVVGPLHHSLRIDGYYTGPRGERIAKYRTRYHFFKGMPLVKVDDELHFSGSTKGKRFRDIGYSLPLEQPGQNRRVTVDASGAAGNQLKTIDWQPDTRSVSSYQKIYRHYGNPECLGEVAVFKDKAASEKEVTTVVSSEHVGEWMQVADEQSSITGSLRWFWQQFPKEWEAARNHLTLHLWSPQAGELDFDKAGIEQFFGEAGKNYLRVGLETRKNPLDRYFFHADQAAIERGAADGLGINKHHEFWLIFAPSSAAAKAQEYAHLAAVPPLCLASGEWNISTDVFGPLAARPNDSKYEASVDKLFDLSRQVQDEFGDYGWWLFGAGPHYSYHLDEKTGKHYADARRFEFHTYGKETQLWWNYLRSGERKFHDWAIPAENHWVDIAVAHEPTTIQCDWLGGEHQPNRTLHWRPGEWSIDNPTHYVRTHDRAEAWLRGGAQYWASYHRTLETTTLANYITGDERYNDVVNYWREYWGGLAGVTNRSKDVPAWYREQAWWREPKEGEPAKTWAEMIRDYAPFSSGSRHQMTLFFNLATLYEHTWDPRAKQALAEYAAAFLDSAHPIGVWRSQDNSLPAHADAPLMGHFWVPALWKYARVTNDPRMKDIFARYFAAGYAADPFREDEKVGVYSNSYVGYAYYFTRDARFLALAENELNQLLPNAAPLANPQEINSRLYNPYAPARTFAGVPRLIWALQTAAKNGVPVPHQPYRPQRTAIVLQKAANEALTATLWGFEPELKIIDPTGAEQKNFRVTTKKYASEIQPFDRKLPDYDVFLHELVIDAQAAAGSYLLAPQVELAVLQTNSSEIPLWNAARPVEVKLGETVWVQPPRESAALSIQSAVPAMWRVRTRTGELVSGKVTGDRVEFAAAAQQDQPLQIDIVPGGRNRTGWFQIVNREPVDCWVQPGGEADSLLNRSVNVTPKTLAATLTPAIAIDPQQTFVAGRFGRGVQIAPGNPLHIPDHLVKGDQKEPLCSEQQGTIEFWVKRQWDDRLSPIKQPAILANGLRTVPGHADLPLNEWAHIALVWAPYEDQGTISYVYVNGRDPAVYRSLNWAGYSSARPSTGVKGAKWLEELVAKAVPGAAYAIDELRISRTPRYADLKIAYGPQQTFNPVRFEPPSKPFAADDDTTLLLHFDDDLRAAVPKELPAAKFDK